In Sphaeramia orbicularis chromosome 14, fSphaOr1.1, whole genome shotgun sequence, the following are encoded in one genomic region:
- the LOC115433631 gene encoding LOW QUALITY PROTEIN: CREB3 regulatory factor-like (The sequence of the model RefSeq protein was modified relative to this genomic sequence to represent the inferred CDS: inserted 2 bases in 2 codons), with protein MPQPSVSGMEPPFGDAFQNYSFVDQALTSTELLATSSDPDFMYELDRDITHRQSPCGDSMVGVGDGGKEVEGCVDQLMGLGECETVCSSSAFEQWDSYWEDLTRYTRLTSCDIWGTKEVDFLGLDDFSSPYQDEEVIGRTPTLAQLNSEDSQPVCEALYPPADLTLPALQAQPQQLPLHSKRPLISGQGSVRPPSSSTSSSRPSHSLLPDFPEGPQKATRPIPSTTETMAKTQSHHSLSQDLAQTQIKHQGRGAKMAGPTSHNTDFVRKAKVRVSTLHKXQPDVTSQTHFERSDPPLPLSQPRDEKASTSTSATLAGLPSASAGGFERRVEGTGRREMPAGWSAAVPQLVEASQALEGNASGLVSSGDVVAGASGGGGGVLVIEGSEKSKEEEHNYSLFLTRSKLAGRAHSQLEEEEEEEEEEEEVEEEIEEDGEGLELDDEDHDEGFGSEHELSENEEEEEEEEDEDYEADKDDDMSDAFSEPGCDVELMEDIKGLTAGVSSRKRGKRRYFWEYSEQLTPSKQERMLKPSEWXRHTLPSNLYQKNGPLHGKYMLKKSRRTDVEDLTPNPRKLLQIGTELRNLNKVISDLTPVNELPLNARPRSRKEKNKLASRACRLKKKAQYEANKVKLWGLSTEYDRLLFVINAIKEEIVARVEDSSPRPTNMTDTLERLIQERLVTPPVAGQTSDFVNKILENTGRGDPTGGLVGLRVPTSKI; from the exons CCCAGTGTCAGCGGGATGGAGCCTCCCTTTGGGGATGCCTTTCAGAACTACTCATTTGTTGACCAGGCCCTGACCAGCACTGAGCTGCTCGCCACCAGCTCTGACCCAGATTTCATGTATGAACTG GACAGGGACATAACCCACCGGCAGAGCCCCTGTGGGGACAGCATGGTGGGGGTCGGAGACGGAGGCAAGGAGGTGGAGGGCTGTGTGGATCAGCTGATGGGTCTAGGCGAGTGTGAGACAGTGTGTAGCAGCTCAGCATTCGAACAGTGGGACTCCTACTGGGAAGACCTCACCAG ATACACGCGGCTGACCAGCTGTGACATCTGGGGCACCAAAGAGGTGGACTTCCTTGGACTGGATGACTTCTCCAGTCCATACCAAGATGAGGAGGTGATTGGTCGAACCCCGACACTGGCTCAGCTCAACAGCGAGGATTCACAGCCCGTCTGTGAGGCACTTTACCCTCCTGCTGACCTGACCCTGCCCGCCCTCCAGGCTCAGCCTCAGCAGCTTCCTCTTCACAGTAAGAGACCCCTCATCTCCGGACAAGGATCTGTGCGCCCCCCCTCAAGTTCCACATCCTCTTCACGTCCTTCCCACAGCCTTCTCCCAGACTTTCCAGAGGGCCCCCAAAAAGCTACCCGGCCCATCCCCTCCACCACTGAGACTATGGCCAAGACTCAGAGCCACCACAGTCTGAGCCAGGACCTGGCCCAAACTCAAATCAAGCACCAGGGACGAGGAGCGAAGATGGCCGGCCCCACCTCTCACAACACTGACTTTGTTCGGAAGGCTAAAGTCCGTGTGAGCACTCTGCATA CTCAGCCTGACGTAACCTCCCAGACTCATTTTGAGAGGTCCGACCCCCCTCTACCCCTCTCTCAGCCCAGAGATGAGAAAGCCTCCACCTCCACTAGTGCTACTCTGGCAGGACTCCCAAGTGCTTCAGCTGGTGGCTTTGAGAGGCGAGTAGAGGGTACAGGGAGGAGAGAGATGCCTGCAGGCTGGTCTGCTGCTGTGCCTCAACTGGTCGAGGCGAGCCAGGCTCTGGAGGGCAATGCCTCTGGGCTTGTGAGCAGCGGCGATGTTGTGGCTGGGGCCAGCGGTGGTGGCGGTGGCGTTCTGGTCATTGAGGGCAGTGAGAAAAGCAAAGAGGAGGAGCACAACTATTCTCTGTTCCTGACCCGCAGCAAACTGGCCGGCAGAGCCCATTcacagctggaggaggaggaagaggaggaggaagaggaagaagaggtagAAGAGGAAATAGAGGAGGATGGAGAGGGGCTGGAGCTCGACGATGAAGACCATGATGAGGGGTTTGGCAGTGAACATGAGCTGTCtgagaatgaggaggaggaagaagaggaggaggatgaggactaTGAAGCAGACAAGGATGATGACATGAGTGACGCCTTCTCTGAGCCAG GCTGTGATGTGGAGCTGATGGAGGACATTAAAGGCCTGACAGCGGGGGTCTCCAGCCGAAAAAGAGGGAAACGCCGGTACTTCTGGGAATACAGTGAGCAGCTCACCCCCTCCAAACAGGAACGTATGCTGAAGCCATCTGAGT ACAGACACACGCTGCCTAGCAACCTGTATCAGAAGAACGGGCCTCTCCATG GAAAGTACATGCTGAAGAAGTCTCGTCGTACAGATGTGGAAGACCTGACTCCAAATCCACGTAAGCTGCTGCAGATCGGCACAGAGCTCCGCAACCTGAACAAGGTGATCAGTGACCTGACTCCTGTCAATGAACTGCCACTCAATGCACGACCAAGATCCCGCAAGGAGAAGAACAAGCTGGCATCCAG AGCTTGTCGTTTAAAAAAGAAGGCTCAGTATGAAGCAAACAAAGTGAAGCTCTGGGGTCTCAGCACAGAGTACG ATCGACTGCTGTTTGTGATCAATGCCATCAAGGAGGAGATTGTGGCCCGAGTGGAGGACTCTTCCCCCCGTCCGACCAACATGACTGACACTCTGGAGAGGCTCATCCAGGAGAGACTCG TGACACCACCTGTTGCTGGGCAGACTTCGGACTTTGTCAACAAGATCCTAGAGAACACAGGACGTGGTGATCCCACTGGTGGACTGGTTGGCCTACGAGTCCCCACCTCCAAAATTTAG